Part of the Peptococcaceae bacterium genome, CCTGGTCCGTTCACTGGCCATCTTTGTCGGGGTCAGCGTAGCCTTGGTTGTCAACCTGACCATTGCTCCTCCCCGTTATCGCCAGCCCTTGCAAAAAAAGCTGGTCGAATTAAATATGCTGGTTTCCCAGCATTTTTGCGAAGCCGTGCAGGGTTTTCTCCACCTTTCTTTACCCACGGCGGAAGAGAAAGAAACAATGACCAAAAAAATAGAAAACCTCTTTCGGGAAAGCCAGCACCTTTATGACCTTTATCGATTCGACATCGGACCACATACGGAAAAACAGGAAAACAAGCAAGAGGTAGTAAGCAGGTACTTTAACGAATACCTGGCCTATAACAAGGGCCTCTGGCAAAGAACGCGCGACGTCCTTTTTTTGGCGGAAGAAAGAAAAGAAAGGCGCAAAAAAGCCGGTAATCTTCCTATCAGTCCTGAATTTCAAGAAGTGCTTGATCTTTTATCAAACGCGCTTGATATTTTCGTCAAGAATAATGACGAATTGAAAAACAAGCTTGAAAACCGTCCTTTTGTTCAGGTTGATGAGCCGCGCATCTGGTGCAAAATGGACGACATCTTAAACCGCTGGCACGACAGCTTCCCGTCGGGAAGCTACCGCTTGCACGCCTTAATCGAAGTATCGCTTGTAACCTATAAAATACGGTGGGCTGCAAGGGAAGCTGCCCGGCTGCTCAATGAAGAACTCCCG contains:
- a CDS encoding aromatic acid exporter family protein, translated to MFAGARIIKTGIAVALSLFICNYFNIQPSLFAGAATVLNMQPSLGLSLYNAREQLLVHFLSVSIAILLGLTIGTSPLSIGLSTIIIIQLCKIFKWRGGISAGVMAAIFVLASPNAEFLNHALVRSLAIFVGVSVALVVNLTIAPPRYRQPLQKKLVELNMLVSQHFCEAVQGFLHLSLPTAEEKETMTKKIENLFRESQHLYDLYRFDIGPHTEKQENKQEVVSRYFNEYLAYNKGLWQRTRDVLFLAEERKERRKKAGNLPISPEFQEVLDLLSNALDIFVKNNDELKNKLENRPFVQVDEPRIWCKMDDILNRWHDSFPSGSYRLHALIEVSLVTYKIRWAAREAARLLNEELPAY